Below is a window of Vicugna pacos chromosome 20, VicPac4, whole genome shotgun sequence DNA.
CAGAGCTGCTATGTAAACTGGAGGACAAGACAATCTCCGTGAGATGCTGGTacctgccccccgccccggcaCGGCTTCAAGATGAAAACCCAGTGCAGGGAAACATCAGCACACGGTTGAGTTATATTAGTCAACATCCCAGGCTCTGGACAAGCCCAACAAGCCCTGGGAGCCTCGAATCTCCAGCCAGGATGACCTCAGCCCAGGCCCCTTCATCGTGGCTAAACTCAGGGCAAAGGACTTGGTGTGGAATCCAGGAGTCTTCCAGGATCTCTGGTCTCAGACCATCCGTCTGGTATATCTCAGGGtgagtttctttccttcttttgtgtGTTTCTCAGACATCCTGAATCACAAGATGTCAGAGCTGGAATGAACACTAAAAATTACCTCCTTCAACCCTCTCATAGCTGAAAACTGGGGCCCTTCCCCAAGGTCACTGGCTGGTTAGGGGTGAACCAGCACCAGAATTCAGACCTGCAGGCTTTCAGGGGGTTCTTCCTTCCCTGTCACACACATTTCTCTGAACATTTTTGTTGCTACCCACAGGACTCCTCCATAGATCTGTAATGATCACAGGGGCTTCTTCAGGCTTGAGCAAGACTGGCTTATGGGTCCATTCCCAGGCATCCCTACTCCTGACCCTGACCCCCAACATTCTCTCAGAGGGCTGTGCTGGAGATGGGTCACAGGTAACCAAGTCGGGGGGTGTCAAGAAACGTGGATAGATAGGAGTCAGCCAGATAGCAAGGCAGACATGAGGCCCAGGTGGGAAGGGGCGGGGAGCTGCTGAGAAGCATACCACatgtaaaaattaacttgaaatggctTATAGACCAAAACTATAAACCTTCTaacagaaaacataggagaaaatctttgtgactttgatACAGGCACATTTTTCTTAGTAGAATACAAAAAGCACAAATCATAAGTGAAAACTCAATAATTTGGACTTTATCAACATTAAAATCATCTACCCTTTGAAGACACTtaaggaaatgatttttaaaaagctacagactggaaaaatatttgtaaatcacatatctgatgaaGGAATTGTATCTGGagtatataaagaattctcacaacttaataataataaacaatgaaaaatggacaaaagatttgaACTAATGCTTCACCAAGTAAGAtgtacaaatggcaaataaataatgaaagataTTCCACATCACTCGTCATTAGGAAAATACAACTCGAAACCGTAAGATATTACTGTAAACCTAttgaaattgtttaaaaagaaacttgACAACATCAAGTCTTGACAAGGATGCAAAAATGTTCCAGCCACATTGCAGAACTGTGGGGCAGGCAGCTTTTATAAAGTTGAACATATACTTATCACATGACCTAGCACTCCCACTGCTCAGATTTTATCTGAGGGAAGTGAAgatacatgtccacacaaaataaATGTACACGAATCCTTCTAGTGGCTTTATTCATAGTTTCCCCAAACTTGAAACAACTCAAACGTTCATCAGCTGGTGAATAGATAAACTACCTGTGGTTCAGCCattcaatgaaatactattcagcaattaaAAAGGGATGAATTACTGAGAAGCACAACTTCATGCGTGCTACATGAATtatatgataagtgaaagaagccagactcatagggtacatactgtatggttccatgTAATTCTAGAAAGGGCAGGAAGCTATAGGCACTGAAGTCAGATCAGTAGTTACCAGGGCCTGGATTACAGAGGAAGGGATTGGCTAAAAGGGGAGCCAGGGAACCTTTTGGGGCTGATAGAAATGTGGGCTGTTGGCTCTCTTAGTGAAGGGCTGTTTTACGTTCACCATTAACTCCCCATCTCTAGCCAGATTCCTTGTCCATTTGGACAGACATGCACAGTAAATatgggtaaataaatgaataaaagaacaaaTCAATGAGTGCTTTCAGGAAACCAAAGTAGACTTTGATTATCTGTAGGCACCTATGGACCCCTCCAGCCTCTCCTGCTGCTTCCCCCAGCGCAACTCCATTTCCTGCCCAAGGGAGTTGCTTcgcctccctgcccccatccaCGGCTCACCTGGCCATTTCACACCTCTGTGCCTCCTTACATCCAGGCCCCTGCgccaagatgacccttcacaggATCTGCACGTGTGGAAGAAACACACCCTAGCCCTAGAACTCCAGGAAATGTCATGTCCTGTCTTGCTCATAGGATGGTCGGGGGTTCAAGGTGTGCGTGCGCCAAGGATAATGCCTGTGTGAGCATGTGCACACAGGTGCCCGACTGTGCAAAGGAGTCTAAATGTGAGCAGCAAATTGGAGAGAAAATTCTCCCTCTCCTGGATAGATAGGAGTCAGCCAGATAGTGAGGCAGACATGAGGCCCTCTCAATTTCATGGCCAATTTTCCCTCTCCCATGATAACCAGGGTAACAGTACTAGTTAATTTTGTTGAGTGCTTACTACGTGTCAGGTCCTGGTCTAAAGAACTTTGCCTGTAGAAATCCACATTATCCTCCCAATTACTCTctacactattattattattcctgtttcacagatacaggaactgagacacagaaagatTATGGACAGTGTTTGCAGTGGTTGCACACACAGGCGGTGAGGACGGAGGGACCTGAAGCCAAGGGCCATGATCTTCACTGCTGCCACTACAGGGATGCTGACCCGGAGGGAAGGGCTAGAAGGGCCTGGGTGAGGGTCCTGGCCTTCAAGAGGAGCAGCTGTTCTCCATTCCTTGCAAGGCTGGAACCAGAGAATGGCAGGCGCTACAAGTGGAGAAGGGTCTGAACATGGCAGTGAGGGCAGTGATCCCTGGTCTGGGCTCTGCAGCCTCGGACCTGACCAGCCCCAGCCGTGTGAGGTCACCCTGGCTGGTGTGGGCAGGACGGCGGGCTGTCCTCTCGGCGGTCTAGGATCCTCAGCGTCGTGCTGCTAGGCTGCAGTGGTGGCTCCTCCCCTCCGCTCCTCCCTCACCCAACTCCCCTCACTGAATCATAAAGCCAGATCCCAGTCCTGATGATTGCTCAACCCCCAGGAGCCAGTTCTTGTGAGCAGCGCCTGACGAGCCCGACCCTCTCTATAGTTTAAGGCAAAGATCTTGCGCCAAGCACTCTGCGGCTGGCTGTCCTTCACAAGAGCAGGGTGACATGGAGGCTCTCCTGCTGCTCATCCTGCTCTCTGTCACAGGTAGGAtcctctctttctgctgacttcgTTCTCTCCCCTTCCTTGAGTGTAgggcagggtgggtgggtggggagcgCTGAGCCACACGGAAGGCGGCTGAAACCCTCGGCACGTTCTGcacccctctcctcccactgTGTCCCTTATTCCCCAggctctccctccctgcctggtATCAGAACCCACTGTCAGACTCTTCCCACATGTGAAGGTACCAGAGGCTGGTGGACTCAGCCACCTGGAAAGGGAAGGAGTTCTGATGGTGGCATCTCAGGCACTAGCTAGTAGTTGGGGGAAGTTTTGAGAGGCACAGGTAAGAGCCCCTAAAATTATGAACCACTAAACATAAAACTAGCCCCATTGGAGTgacagggtgggagggagaaaagagccaGTACTGGGAATCTGCATCTTTGGGGTGCCCCTCCCATGCTCTGAAGGTCCTCTCGTCCTCAGCCCTGGATGGGAGGTGAAGGGGCTGAAGGTTCTGTGATTGAACGGGTGGGGATTGACACCCCACATTTTTGTACATTAGGGCCTTGTCTCACTGGGGGAAGGGTGGCCCTTGCTCCCCCAGAACAACTGGCACACCTGGGTGAGAGGAAGGACTTTCCGAACAGAGCTAGAGCTTCTTAGCTGGAGGTGGAGCGGGGCACGGGGGTGGCAGTGTGTGGGCCTGCCCAGCAGCAGAGGGCTGGATGGGGTGGTAAGCAGGGGGCACCACTTGCTAGGTCGCTCTGTTTCCAAAAGGCAGGCTACCAGCTCCCCAATCCTGTCCTACACGTTTCTGTCACCATGTGCTTGAAGATGTGGTGGAAGAGAGGGGAGGTTGAGGCAGAGGGCTCCGGATGAGTctcctgcagcccctgccctggcAGTAGACTGGTGTTCTAAGCCCATCTCCCCAACCCCAAGGAGGGTCCCTAAAATAGCAATCTCATGTCTCCTCCAAAATAGCTCTGAGACGAGTCCCTCCTGAAAGGGGAACAAAGCCACAGAAATAGAGAAGCTGGAAGCTTAAGGTCAGAAAGAGGAGAATGTGGGGCTGGCACCAGCGTGGGCAGCTGCAGGGGAAGCAAacgtggtgggggcagggaggggtacCCAGCCCCCGTGGAACTTGCCCCAGACCTGAGAGGGCCACTGGCCTTACTCTCTTGAGatggaggggaagaggagagggctTGGTCCCATGTGACAGGGAGAAGTGTGGACTAGAACTAGAGGGAACTTCAAGACCAAGTGTCTCTGGAAATAGGCCCAGAGAAGGTCGGTTACTTCTCCAAAGATGTCCAGCAAGTCCAATGGTGATAAAGCCAGACCCAGGACCCAGGTTTCCTGGTTTACAGTTTCCTGTAAACACATACCTGGGCTGTGCCACCTTCTCCCAACTTGTGTAGGAACCTGAGTCCCTTAAGggcagaatttctgtctctttggtTCATTGCAAATGGTAGGTGTTCAATTAACATTTGGTAAGTGAATGAATGTCTTTTCCCCAGAACTGTCCCGAGCCCAAAACACTACGGTATTCCAGGGCATGGCAGGCCGGTCCCTGCGTGTCTTCTGTCCCTACAACTCCTTGAAGCACTGGGGGAGACGCAAAGCCTGGTGCCGCCAGCTGGGTGAAGAGGGTCTGTGCCAGCAGGTGGTCAGTACCCACCCCTCGTGGCTGCTGTCCTTCCTGAAGAGGTGGAATGGCAGCACGGCCATCACGGATGATGCCCTGGGTGGCACACTCACCATTACACTGCGGAATCTTCAAGCCCATGATGCTGGCCTCTACCAGTGCCAGAGCCTCCGCGGTAGCGAGGCTGACACCCTCAGGAAGGTCCTGGTGGAGGTGCTGGCTGGTGAGTGGGCAGCTGACTGCACCCTGACTTGCTCTTGGGGTGGGGTTCATGTCTTTGGTGTCTGTGCACAGGACCACCCTGAGGGCTTTCCAGGACCCTGGGAATTCCCACAGTGTGGATCTTGTCCTCCTGACTCAGGACCACTGTGGATGGTTGTGCAGGTTGCTGACTGCACAAGGGACGCCTCTCTTTAGTCTGTGCTCCCTGGCGGAGGGCTGCATCACTTGCAGGAAGGGTACAGGTCTCTAATTTGTCCAAAGCACCATATGAGCTAGCTGTGGTCCTGCTTCCCCCAAGCAGCTTTATCCATTTGGCATTCTGTTAGGATGTGAGCATTGCAGGTGGTCCTCAAGGAGTAGGAGgacattcatttatttcctcaccCAACCACCCAATGGACCTAACAACACAGATTAAGCACCAGCCTGATACAGAAAAACAACCGTAGAAAGGCACACTGCTGTGACCCCAGACAACATGtgtctctgggcctccatttccccatctttaaaTTGCGGTGATGGTGTCTGTGCTGCAGACCCCACAGGGCTCCCATAGGGCACAAAATACTTGACAGAGTTAAAAGCGCTTGGGGTCAGTGACAGCCTTCGCCCCAGCCCCCTGCTGCTAACTGCTTGGGATCCTCATTTCAGGCTTGACTAGATGAGatggggcagtgggggtgggggtcctccCCATCCCTGAGCTTGCACAGGGGATGCCCTCCAGGAAAGCCCTCTGCCTGTGTCTCCAGAATGTGATTGTGTCCCAAAGAAGAGCAAATCTGGGGTTACATATCCACTTTCTgactctctccttttcccttaTCATGGAAATGGAGGCTGAAAGTAACATTTGTCTCAGGTGGGGAGGGTAGGGGAGACCACGTGTCCTAGACCCCAAACCCCATCTCCACCACTTTTCTAAGTGGGAAAGGGGAGTAGGGGACAAGGAGACACAAATTTTCAGCTCTACAGGGTCTAAGGCTCAGCCAACTCTCAGGAGTGTGGCaggaaagtaataataataataataataaaagcactAATCCTAAGCTGGTGTAGACGGCTTGACAGTTCACACAGGCCTTTCAAAGACATACATTATTCCATTTGGTCTTCCCAAAGACCCAGCGTGATGGGAGGGTGGGAGCTGCAGTGGGCAGCTATACAGGATGCTCTCACCGAATCCTGCAACACTATTATTAAGGAGGTGTTCCTAATTGCCCCACTTTACAGGTTAGGAAAAtgagactcagaaaggttaaCAGCTTGATCTGTGTAGGGCCAGAGCCCAGGGGGCCTCACCCTGCCCAGAGAGGTTTTATTCATTGTGGCAGATGGCCTCAAGCTCACAGGCTCTGTCTCCCGCAGACCCCCTTGATTACCAGGACCCTGGAGATCTCTGGATCCCCGAGGAGTCTGAGAACTTCGAGGGTACCCAGGTGGAGCATAGCATCTCCAGGTATAGTGACAAGTCTTTCCTAAGGTCCCTGGGCAGTCTTCTACCCTGCAGAGCACAGGCATGGGGTGGTGGGTTAGGGGTCCCAGGAGTACAAATTCCAAGGTGATCAGAAAGTGAAAGGGTCTACTTATGATCTTGTCTAAACACCCCTTCAAACAGCCAGTGTGCCGGCTGGTAAAATGCCGCAGCACCTCCCTGACAGCCCATGAATAGCTGCTGCTACAAGACTCCTGAACggtccacctcccacccctccccggcAGCCCTCAGACATCCCCACAATTTAGCAACAATGAAAGTTTTAGTATTTCAGTACAAAACTGGGAATCCCAGCTCCCTGCTTCCCTGGTGGGACCAGAATCAGTTCTGACTGGTTCTTGATTATGTACTGGTGTTTAAACAATGTTAGTATAACCATGGAACACACATGTGCGAACGCTCACACACACATGTACCACACCATCCAATCCGTAAGGCAGGAAACTGCCTTACAAGGGAAGTGACTGTTTAAAAGCACTAAGCTGGCAGATCCCTGCCTGGAACTCAGGCCTCCCGCCTGCAGGCTCCCCGAGCCCCACACAGCCTCACCCGGGGGTGCGCTGGGTTGGGAGGCGATCTGAGTCCCCGGAGCTCCTGGCGTCTCCCCGTTCCTTCTCTGAGCGCAGATTCCAGTCTGCCTCCTACAGGCCCTCTttgtttctccaaggagcctttcAGACGAGGAgagccccttcccacccacttccatcCTTTTCCTTCTGGCCTGCATCTTTCTCAGCAAGCTTCTAGCAGCCAGCGccctctgggctgcagcctggcaTGGGCAGAAACGGAGGCGGTGGCTGCAGACCAGCGGGCTGGACTGTGGCCATGACTCCGGTTACCAGCTCCAAACCTTGACAGGTGAGCTTAGAGagcacagtggtggctggggggcaGCGAGGTGGGGCTGAGAGGGGCCAAATGAGTACTTTGTCTCTTGCAGGGCTGAGAGACACATGACAGAAGAGGACCCACATTGGAGGAGAGGCCTGGGAAAGGTCTGCATGGACCACCCCAGCCTGTACACTCACTCCCTTGGCCATTAAGTCTCCTGATTCTGCTTTGGCAAAAGGCCGCTCTGCTTGTGCCCTGCTTCCCTGGCCCTTGGAAGCAAGGAttggtgttttgtgtgtgtgtgtgtgtgtgcgcgcacacgcaCGTGTGCATGCATAGGAAGTGGGAAGGACATCTACCAACTTCTGCACATCGGATATTAAACACTCTCACAAATCCAAGACTTCATGTTTAACTGATGGTTTAGGGCATCACGAAGGTCTTCTCTGTTGCTACAGGGCTAGGAGAGTGAATTCGGATGAGGAAAAGATAAAAG
It encodes the following:
- the TREM2 gene encoding triggering receptor expressed on myeloid cells 2 isoform X1, with amino-acid sequence MEALLLLILLSVTELSRAQNTTVFQGMAGRSLRVFCPYNSLKHWGRRKAWCRQLGEEGLCQQVVSTHPSWLLSFLKRWNGSTAITDDALGGTLTITLRNLQAHDAGLYQCQSLRGSEADTLRKVLVEVLADPLDYQDPGDLWIPEESENFEGTQVEHSISRSLSDEESPFPPTSILFLLACIFLSKLLAASALWAAAWHGQKRRRWLQTSGLDCGHDSGYQLQTLTGLRDT
- the TREM2 gene encoding triggering receptor expressed on myeloid cells 2 isoform X2 translates to MEALLLLILLSVTELSRAQNTTVFQGMAGRSLRVFCPYNSLKHWGRRKAWCRQLGEEGLCQQVVSTHPSWLLSFLKRWNGSTAITDDALGGTLTITLRNLQAHDAGLYQCQSLRGSEADTLRKVLVEVLADPLDYQDPGDLWIPEESENFEGTQVEHSISSLSDEESPFPPTSILFLLACIFLSKLLAASALWAAAWHGQKRRRWLQTSGLDCGHDSGYQLQTLTGLRDT
- the TREM2 gene encoding triggering receptor expressed on myeloid cells 2 isoform X3 codes for the protein MAGRSLRVFCPYNSLKHWGRRKAWCRQLGEEGLCQQVVSTHPSWLLSFLKRWNGSTAITDDALGGTLTITLRNLQAHDAGLYQCQSLRGSEADTLRKVLVEVLADPLDYQDPGDLWIPEESENFEGTQVEHSISRSLSDEESPFPPTSILFLLACIFLSKLLAASALWAAAWHGQKRRRWLQTSGLDCGHDSGYQLQTLTGLRDT